The Exiguobacterium mexicanum genome includes a window with the following:
- a CDS encoding ABC transporter permease, with product MKPKKFKLANLYLMAVFFILYAPILYLVVYSFNSGGTMSNFEGFTLDWYKSLFTDTRLLVIVLNTIVIALLSATISTVLGVIGALAIYTARQRFTKTSLLSLNNVLIVSPDVIIGASFLILFTMLGIQLGFYSVLLAHIAFSVPIVVILVLPKLQEMSPTLIDASRDLGASTWDVLTKVILPYITPGIFAGFFTALTYSLDDFAVTFFVTGNGFTTLAVEVYSRARQGISLEINALSAILFLFTLILVLGYYVLAQRGGKAKEVRR from the coding sequence ATGAAACCGAAAAAATTTAAATTAGCCAACCTCTATTTGATGGCGGTGTTCTTCATCCTCTACGCACCGATTCTCTATTTGGTCGTCTACTCGTTCAACAGTGGCGGGACGATGAGCAATTTTGAAGGCTTCACGCTCGACTGGTACAAGTCGCTCTTTACCGACACACGCCTGCTCGTCATCGTCTTGAACACGATCGTCATCGCTCTGCTGTCGGCGACGATCTCGACCGTGCTCGGCGTCATCGGCGCGCTCGCCATCTATACGGCGCGGCAACGCTTCACGAAGACGTCGCTCTTGTCGCTCAACAACGTGTTGATCGTCAGTCCGGACGTCATCATCGGGGCCTCGTTCCTCATCCTGTTCACGATGCTCGGGATTCAGCTCGGTTTCTACTCGGTGCTATTGGCGCACATCGCCTTCTCGGTGCCGATCGTCGTCATCTTGGTCTTGCCGAAGCTGCAAGAGATGAGCCCGACGCTCATCGATGCGTCGCGTGACCTCGGCGCGAGCACGTGGGACGTGTTGACGAAAGTCATCTTGCCGTATATCACACCGGGCATCTTCGCCGGGTTCTTCACGGCGCTCACGTATTCGCTCGATGACTTTGCCGTCACGTTCTTCGTGACCGGCAACGGCTTTACGACACTTGCCGTCGAAGTTTACTCACGGGCTCGCCAAGGTATCTCGCTCGAAATTAACGCCTTGTCAGCCATCTTGTTCTTGTTCACACTCATTCTCGTCCTTGGGTATTATGTACTTGCCC